In a single window of the Dreissena polymorpha isolate Duluth1 chromosome 3, UMN_Dpol_1.0, whole genome shotgun sequence genome:
- the LOC127872906 gene encoding uncharacterized protein LOC127872906 isoform X1 → MQENCPSFLDSSNSVGDGPAVEDNGSIFANILDSLDQDNHHPPTLSAFDNLDFSDMYEVGSGDEQMLEYLCTTKPKLKKTAVNNQREMTAVLMANDLYDSENSNTSSRHTRRMTRHSQNCTLGNEVVATSNSDKSINDANTIVIDARTLMNKSRNSHKSKSYRDCSYSDLSDNENKSTRTDRCMSKNAITARINRQKQKERYESLQTELAESIEENTNLKKELLAKNSTINNLSREVQYLRSVLANQSCIANIIKQMPSVPGMYFLVNNDMSNKVDVNDNDVSERLNKKPSQKRNFDSAGFEVFGSSKITSANEDTKITAKGVYVVASGSKKSKTDVPPSTSVVPNLQQDICSTGGVCFHVSNNVASLEFCASCAESASIGLKKAASLLDENANLKTMSDKNGVV, encoded by the exons ATGCAAGAAAATTGTCCTTCGTTTTTGGACAGTTCCAACTCAGTCGGAGACGGACCTGCGGTTGAAGACAACGGGTCCATATTTGCTAATATCTTAGACTCCCTTGACCAAGACAACCATCACCCACCTACATTGAGTGCATTTGATAACTTAGATTTTAGTGACATGTATGAAGTAGGAAGCGGAGACGAGCAAATGCTCGAATATTTATGCACAACGAAACCGAAACTGAAGAAGACGGCTGTTAACAATCAACGTGAGATGACGGCAGTTTTGATGGCTAATGATTTGTATGATAGTGAAAACTCCAATACATCATCCAGACACACTCGTCGGATGACGAGGCATAGTCAAAATTGTACCTTGGGTAATGAAGTCGTCGCCACATCTAACAGTGATAAATCCATAAATGATGCAAACACAATTGTAATAGATGCTCGTACATTGATGAATAAGTCCAGAAATAGTCATAAGAGTAAAAGTTACAGAGATTGTAGCTATTCTGACTTATCTGACAATGAAAACAAGAGTACAAGAACAGATAGATGCATGTCAAAAAATGCTATTACTGCGCGAATTAATAGACAAAAACAGAAAGAACGATATGAATCATTACAAACTGAATTAGCTGAAAGTATAGAAGAAAACACCAACTTGAAGAAAGAGTTACTTGCAAAGAATTCAACTATAAACAACCTGTCAAGAGAAGTGCAATACCTGCGCAGTGTTCTTGCAAATCAGTCATGTATTGCGAACATCATAAAACAAATGCCGTCTGTACCAGGAATGTATTTTCTTGTAAATAATGATATGAGTAATAAAGTGGATGTCAATGACAATGATGTATCTGAAAGATTAAACAAGAAACCCAGCCAGAAGCGAAATTTTGATTCTGCAGGTTTTGAAGTCTTTGGTTCATCAAAAATTACTTCTGCCAATGAGGACACAAAAATTACTGCCAAGGGAGTCTATGTAGTAGCATCAGGGTCGAAAAAGAGCAAAACTGATGTGCCACCATCAACAAGTGTCGTTCCCAATTTGCAGCAAGACATATGTTCCACAGGTGGAGTTTGCTTTCATGTCTCAAATAATGTGGCATCTCTCGAATTCTGTGCAAGTTGTGCTGAAAGTGCTTCCATTGGTCTTAAAAAAGCAG CATCACTTCTTGATGAGAATGCTAATTTGAAAACAATGAGCGATAAAAATGGTGTAGTATGA
- the LOC127872906 gene encoding uncharacterized protein LOC127872906 isoform X2, with protein sequence MQENCPSFLDSSNSVGDGPAVEDNGSIFANILDSLDQDNHHPPTLSAFDNLDFSDMYEVGSGDEQMLEYLCTTKPKLKKTAVNNQREMTAVLMANDLYDSENSNTSSRHTRRMTRHSQNCTLGNEVVATSNSDKSINDANTIVIDARTLMNKSRNSHKSKSYRDCSYSDLSDNENKSTRTDRCMSKNAITARINRQKQKERYESLQTELAESIEENTNLKKELLAKNSTINNLSREVQYLRSVLANQSCIANIIKQMPSVPGMYFLVNNDMSNKVDVNDNDVSERLNKKPSQKRNFDSAGFEVFGSSKITSANEDTKITAKGVYVVASGSKKSKTDVPPSTSVVPNLQQDICSTASLLDENANLKTMSDKNGVV encoded by the exons ATGCAAGAAAATTGTCCTTCGTTTTTGGACAGTTCCAACTCAGTCGGAGACGGACCTGCGGTTGAAGACAACGGGTCCATATTTGCTAATATCTTAGACTCCCTTGACCAAGACAACCATCACCCACCTACATTGAGTGCATTTGATAACTTAGATTTTAGTGACATGTATGAAGTAGGAAGCGGAGACGAGCAAATGCTCGAATATTTATGCACAACGAAACCGAAACTGAAGAAGACGGCTGTTAACAATCAACGTGAGATGACGGCAGTTTTGATGGCTAATGATTTGTATGATAGTGAAAACTCCAATACATCATCCAGACACACTCGTCGGATGACGAGGCATAGTCAAAATTGTACCTTGGGTAATGAAGTCGTCGCCACATCTAACAGTGATAAATCCATAAATGATGCAAACACAATTGTAATAGATGCTCGTACATTGATGAATAAGTCCAGAAATAGTCATAAGAGTAAAAGTTACAGAGATTGTAGCTATTCTGACTTATCTGACAATGAAAACAAGAGTACAAGAACAGATAGATGCATGTCAAAAAATGCTATTACTGCGCGAATTAATAGACAAAAACAGAAAGAACGATATGAATCATTACAAACTGAATTAGCTGAAAGTATAGAAGAAAACACCAACTTGAAGAAAGAGTTACTTGCAAAGAATTCAACTATAAACAACCTGTCAAGAGAAGTGCAATACCTGCGCAGTGTTCTTGCAAATCAGTCATGTATTGCGAACATCATAAAACAAATGCCGTCTGTACCAGGAATGTATTTTCTTGTAAATAATGATATGAGTAATAAAGTGGATGTCAATGACAATGATGTATCTGAAAGATTAAACAAGAAACCCAGCCAGAAGCGAAATTTTGATTCTGCAGGTTTTGAAGTCTTTGGTTCATCAAAAATTACTTCTGCCAATGAGGACACAAAAATTACTGCCAAGGGAGTCTATGTAGTAGCATCAGGGTCGAAAAAGAGCAAAACTGATGTGCCACCATCAACAAGTGTCGTTCCCAATTTGCAGCAAGACATATGTTCCACAG CATCACTTCTTGATGAGAATGCTAATTTGAAAACAATGAGCGATAAAAATGGTGTAGTATGA
- the LOC127872906 gene encoding uncharacterized protein LOC127872906 isoform X3 — translation MYEVGSGDEQMLEYLCTTKPKLKKTAVNNQREMTAVLMANDLYDSENSNTSSRHTRRMTRHSQNCTLGNEVVATSNSDKSINDANTIVIDARTLMNKSRNSHKSKSYRDCSYSDLSDNENKSTRTDRCMSKNAITARINRQKQKERYESLQTELAESIEENTNLKKELLAKNSTINNLSREVQYLRSVLANQSCIANIIKQMPSVPGMYFLVNNDMSNKVDVNDNDVSERLNKKPSQKRNFDSAGFEVFGSSKITSANEDTKITAKGVYVVASGSKKSKTDVPPSTSVVPNLQQDICSTGGVCFHVSNNVASLEFCASCAESASIGLKKAASLLDENANLKTMSDKNGVV, via the exons ATGTATGAAGTAGGAAGCGGAGACGAGCAAATGCTCGAATATTTATGCACAACGAAACCGAAACTGAAGAAGACGGCTGTTAACAATCAACGTGAGATGACGGCAGTTTTGATGGCTAATGATTTGTATGATAGTGAAAACTCCAATACATCATCCAGACACACTCGTCGGATGACGAGGCATAGTCAAAATTGTACCTTGGGTAATGAAGTCGTCGCCACATCTAACAGTGATAAATCCATAAATGATGCAAACACAATTGTAATAGATGCTCGTACATTGATGAATAAGTCCAGAAATAGTCATAAGAGTAAAAGTTACAGAGATTGTAGCTATTCTGACTTATCTGACAATGAAAACAAGAGTACAAGAACAGATAGATGCATGTCAAAAAATGCTATTACTGCGCGAATTAATAGACAAAAACAGAAAGAACGATATGAATCATTACAAACTGAATTAGCTGAAAGTATAGAAGAAAACACCAACTTGAAGAAAGAGTTACTTGCAAAGAATTCAACTATAAACAACCTGTCAAGAGAAGTGCAATACCTGCGCAGTGTTCTTGCAAATCAGTCATGTATTGCGAACATCATAAAACAAATGCCGTCTGTACCAGGAATGTATTTTCTTGTAAATAATGATATGAGTAATAAAGTGGATGTCAATGACAATGATGTATCTGAAAGATTAAACAAGAAACCCAGCCAGAAGCGAAATTTTGATTCTGCAGGTTTTGAAGTCTTTGGTTCATCAAAAATTACTTCTGCCAATGAGGACACAAAAATTACTGCCAAGGGAGTCTATGTAGTAGCATCAGGGTCGAAAAAGAGCAAAACTGATGTGCCACCATCAACAAGTGTCGTTCCCAATTTGCAGCAAGACATATGTTCCACAGGTGGAGTTTGCTTTCATGTCTCAAATAATGTGGCATCTCTCGAATTCTGTGCAAGTTGTGCTGAAAGTGCTTCCATTGGTCTTAAAAAAGCAG CATCACTTCTTGATGAGAATGCTAATTTGAAAACAATGAGCGATAAAAATGGTGTAGTATGA